The genomic DNA TCCCATACGGGGTGTCGAGGACGTACTGCGGGATCGCGAAGCCGCTGGTGCGGCCGCGAAGCTGACGGAAGAGCTCGATGCCCTCCTCGACCGGCACCCGGAAATGGGCGGTGCCCTCGAGGAGCTGGGCCTGGTAGCAGTAGTAGGGCCGCACGCGAAGCCGCACGAGGGACTCGCAAAGCGTCTTCATCGTGGCCGCGTCGTCGTTGATCCCGCGAAGCAGCACGCTCTGATTGCCCACCGGGATGCCCGCATCGACCAGGCGCGTCACCGCCTCTTCGGCTTCGGGCGTCAGCTCCTTTGGATGGTTGAAGTGGGTGTTCAACCAGAGCGGGTGAAACCCTCGCAACATCTCGCAAAGCTCGGGCGTCACGCGAAACGGGAGAGTGACCGGGAGGCGGGTGCCCAGGCGCACCACCTCGACGTGGGGGATCGCGCGCAGCGCCTCGAGCAACCAGGCCAAGCGGTCGTCCGAGAACACCAGCGGATCCCCCCCGGTGAGCAGCACGTCGCGGATCTCGGGTGTGGCGCGAATCCAGTCGAGGCCCTCCTCGAGCTCCCGCTTCTTCATGCTCCAATCGGGCTCGCCCACCATGCGCTTGCGCAGGCAGAAGCGGCAGTAGAGCGCGCACTCGTTGTTCACGCAGAAGGCGATCCGATCGGGGTACACCCGGATCACGTTCTTCACCGGCGAGTGGGCGACTTCGTCCAGGGGGTCGGCGAGACCGGCCGAGTCGTCGAGCTCTGCGGTGTGCGGTACGACCTGACGCCGGATCGGGCAGTCCGGGTCGGCCGGATCCATGAGCCCGGCGTAGTACGGCGTGATCACGAAATGAAAGCGCGACGCCAGACGGACGATGCCCTCGCGCTCCTCGGGCGTCGGGTCCAGGAAGTCGGCGAGCGAGGTCGCGTCGCGGATGCGGTGCTGCATCTGCCAGGTCCAGTCGGACCAGCGCGGGTGGCTCGGGTGGGGCGTTTCGCCGGACATGGTGCGCTCAGCTTCCCAGCCGGAGGCGCACGAGGGCTTCACCGAAGACATCGGCGAGGAGGTCGGCGGCAGGGCGCCCTTCGAGCTCTGCCAGGATCCCGAAGGACCCATCCGGGGCGAAGGTCGGCAGGGGGTTGATCTCCAGGAAGACAGGATCTCCTTGCGCATCGAGGCGGAAGTCCGCGCGCGCAAAGTCGAGACACTCGAGTGCATCGAAGGCCTGAACCGCGAGCCTGGCCAGCAGCGCCTCGAGATCGGCGTCGAGGCTTCCCGGGGTCACACCCTGCCAACCGGATCCGGGCGCCGGGTGACGCTCGACTGCGTGGAGGCCGATCCGCGTGGCGTCTTCGAGTGCCCGCTGCAGGACCGGGAGCGCCCGCGCCGGTCGGTGCCCCACCACCGTCACCGTGTACTCGGGCCCGGAAACGAAGCCTTCGACGAGCGCCGGCTGGGCGTAGTCGCGGGCGATCCGCGTCACCTGGTCGCGGAGCGCCGCGGCATCTTCCACGCGGGAGGCCGGACCGATCCCCTTCGCCGTACCTTCCCACCGAGGCTTCACGAAGAGCGGGTAAACCGCTGAATTCGAAACGACTTCGACATCTGCTTCCGACACCACGCGCGGATCTGGCACCGGGACACCTGCCGCGGCGACGCGCGCATGGGTCCACGCCTTGTCGAGGCTCGTCGAGAGGGTCAGGCCATCGCTCCCGAGGAACGGAATGCCGGCCATCTCGAGCAGGGTGGGCGCCCAGGCCTCGCGGTTGCGACTGCCGTAGCCCTCGGCGATCGACAGGGCGACGTCGACCGGCGGGGCTTCGCCCTTGCCGAGCGCGCCGAGGAGCGCGTGGGGGTTTCCGAGCCGGACGGGCTGATGGCCGAGTCGGGTGATCGCCTCTTCGAGCAAGGCCACGGTTTCTTCCGGCTCGTACTCCACGTCGGCGTCGGGAGGGCCCCCCGCGTGAGCGGGAAGCGTCCCGAGCAGGTCGAAGACGAGGCCGAAGCGCAGCGGTTCCACGGACCGCAGCATAGTCGGCCCGGAGGCGCGCGAGCAGCCGCGCGCGCTTCTCGCCACGCGGGCGGGGGCGCTACCGTCCGCGCGTGATGTCGCGGGCCCGCACGGACGCCCTCCCCGCACGCACCTGGCTTGCCTGGGGCGGCTGGGCGCTGTGGACGGCGGTCGCCCTCGTACTCGGTGGCGACCGGTTCGACGCGGGCTCGACGTCCCGCCTCCTCGTTGGCTTTGTCGAGTGGTGGTTCCCCGAAGCCGGCGCGGCCGAGATCGCTCGCTACGCCGGCATCGTCCGCAAGCTCGCCCACCCGGGCGTCTACGGCGTCCACGCCGCACTCGGCTTCTGGGCCCTCTTCGCGAGCCGCGTCCCGTCGGCGGGGCGCGCCGCATTGTGGGCGACCGGCGCGGCGCTCGGCGTCGCGATCCTCGACGAGACGCGTCAGGCGACCCTCGCGACTCGCACGGGCGCCGCGGGCGACGTGGTGCTCGACACGCTGGGCGCGGCGGCGGTGAGCTTCGCGCTCTGGCGCTGGCAGCGCGGCCACGGATACGCGCAAGAAAGGACGAGCCATGGCTGACGGACGGGACCGACGCGGCGGCCTCGAGGCTATCGAGCGCATCGGGAATGCACTCCCCGATCCGGTCACCCTCTTTGCCGTAGGCGCACTGCTCGTCGCGCTGGGCGCCGAGTGGGCCGTCGCCAGCGACTGGGCGGTCACAAAGAACCTTACGCGCGACGTCACGGCACCACTCTTGACCGCCGACGGGTCTCCGGTCGTGGGTGCCGACGGCGAGGCCGTGCTGCAGGTCGTGCGAGACGCCGACGGTCGCCCCCAGCGAGAGGCGGTCGAGGTCGAGGTCCGCGCGCGCCGCCTGCTCGACGCCGAGGGCCTCTACTGGATCCTGGGCCACCTGGTCTCGAACTTCACCGCGTTTCCCCCACTCGGGATCGTGCTCGTCGGCATGCTCGGCATCGGCCTCGCCGAACGCACCGGCTTCATCGGCGCCGCGCTGAAGGCCACCCTGATCGCCGTTCCCCGCGGCCTGCTGACGCCCGCCGTGTTCCTGGTCGGCGTCTTGTCGTCGCTGGGCCTCGACGCGGGCTACGTCGTGCTGCCGCCGGTCGCCGCCGCGCTGTTCCAGGCGGCGGGTCGGTCTCCCCTGGTCGGTATCGCGGCGGTGTTCGCCGGAGTCGCGGCGGGCTTCAGCGCGAACCTCGTCGTCACCAGCCTCGACCCGCTGCTCGCCGAGTTCAGCACGGTCAGCGCCGGCCTCCTCGACCCGACCTACGAAGTCGGCGCCCGCGCGAACCTGTGGTTCATCCGGGCGTCGACCTTCCTGCTCACCGGCGTCGGCTGGGCGGTAACCGCCTTCTGGGTGGAGCCGCGCTTCGTCGACAAGCCCGCCGCCGAGGGCGGGCCCACTCCTCCGGAAGAGGCCGACCCGAACGCGGCCACCCTGATCCCCGACGAGACCCGCGGCCTGTGGATCGCGGGTGGCGTCACGCTGTTGGTGTTGATCGTGTTCGCCCTGGCGACCTGGATCCCGGGCGCCCCGCTCCATGGCATGGACGGCAAGTTCCCGCGCTGGGTGCGGGTGATCGTGCCCCTGCTCTTCCTGGGTTTCCTGATTCCCGGGCTCGTCTATGGGTTCGTCACCGGGCGCCTCTCGAACGATCGGGACGTCGCCACCGCCTTCGGCGAGATCATGGCGAGCATGGGGCCCTACATCGTGCTGGCCTTCTTTGCCGCCCAGTTCATCGCCTGGTTCGGCCACACGAACCTCGGCGAGATGCTCGCGATCACGGGCGGAAGAGCCCTCGCATCCGCCGGTCTGCCCGCGCCGCTGCTGATGGTCGGGTTCATCGGCGTCGTCGCGATCGGCAACCTGTTCATCGGCTCGATGTCAGCGAAGTACGCGTTCTTCGCCCCGGTCTTCGTTCCCATGTTCATGGCGGCGGGCATCAGCCCCGAGCTGACCCAGGCCGCGTATCGCGTGGGCGACTCGGTCAGCAACGTGGTGACACCGCTCAACCCCTACGTCGTGATCATCCTGACCTTCCTGCGGCGCTACGTCCCGAGCGCTGGGATCGGCACGCTGGTCGCCCTGATGATCCCCTATGCCCTCGCGTTCGGCCTCGTATGGAGCGTCCTGCTCGCGGTGTGGGTCGCGCTCGGAATCCCGCTCGGTCCCGAGGGCCCTCTCGACTACGTCGCGCCGTGACCGCCCCGCGCAACCCACGCGTGATAGCTTGGCGCGGCGTCACGCCCTCGCGCCGACGTAAGGAGCCCATTGCATGAACGCCGCCTGGTTGGCCCTGGCCACCGTCGCCGCCTTCGCCCTCGGCTATCGCTTCTACTCCCGGTTCCTCTCCGAACGCGTGTTCGGCTTGCGCGGCGACGAGCCGGTCCCGGCGATCGAGCACGAGGACGGCGTCGACTTCGTGCCGACCCGCAAGGACGTGCTCTGGGGCCACCACTTCACCTCGATCGCCGGCGCGGCCCCGATCGTGGGTCCGGCCATCGCCGTGATCTGGGGATGGCTGCCCGCGCTGGTCTGGGTGGTGGTGGGAACGATCTTCATGGGCGCCGTGCACGACTTCTCGGCCCTCGTGATCAGCCTCCGCCACCAGGGGAAATCGATCGGCGAGGTCGCGGGGAGCGTGATCGGCCCCCGCACCCGAACCCTCTTCCTGCTGATCATCTCGGTCCTGATCTGGATCGTGCTCGCGGTGTTCGCCTTCATCATCGGCACCCTGTTCCACGGCAACCCGGGCTCGATCTTCCCGATCTGGGTGCAGATCGTCGCCGCCCTGGCGCTCGGCTGGGGCGTCTATCGCGGCGGGTTCTCGCTCTTCGGGCCATCGCTGGTGGCCTACCTCGCCCTGCTCACGGCGATCTTCTACGGCAATGCCTTCGCCGAGGCCTTCCCGGTGCTGGGTGAGATCTCGGTGGGAACCTGGGTGTGGATCCTGCTGATCTACTCCTTCATCGCCTCCGTGCTGCCCGTTTGGCTGCTCCTCCAACCGCGCGACTACCTGAACGCGCACCAGTTGATCACCGGGCTGTCGCTGCTCGTGCTCGGCTTGATCGTGCTGCGGCCCGAAGTCCAGGCACCGGTCATCAATCCGAACCCGGAAGGCGCGCCGCCGATGATCCCCTTCCTGTTCATCACCATTGCGTGCGGCGCCATCTCGGGCTTTCACGGCCTGGTGTCTTCGGGCACGACCTCGAAGCAGGTCGGCTGCATGACCGACGCACGACCGATCGGCTACGGCGGCATGCTCGGCGAGGGGTTGCTCGGCATGCTCGCCGTGCTCGCCGCCACGGCCGGATTCGCGAGCGGGGCCGAGTGGCATGGTCACTACGCGAGCTGGGGCGCGGCGAACGGGCTCTCGGCGAAGCTGGACGCGTTCGTGAGCGGCGGCGCGACCTTCGTGGCGAGTCTCGGCATCGCCCACGAGACGGCGAAGACCTTCATCGCGGTGATGGTGATCGCCTTCGCCGCGACCTCCCTCGACACCGGCGCCCGGATCCAGCGCCTGATCATCGCCGAGCTCGCAGAAACCCACGGCGTGCCAGCCCTCACGAACCGCTACGTCGCGGGAGCCGTCGGGATTGCCGCGGCGCTCGCGCTGGCGGTCACCCAGGCCGGCGGCCAGGGCGGCCTGATCCTGTGGCCGCTCTTCGGCACGACCAACCAGCTCGTCGCCGGGGTGACGCTCCTGATCGTGTCCGTGTGGCTGCGCCAGCAGGGACGTCCGGTCGTGTACACCCTGGCGCCGATGATCTTCGTCGGCATCGCCACCGTGTTCTCGATGTTCGGAGAGGTGCGGGGCTACTTCGACGACTTCGGTGAGCGCGGCCTGCTCGCGGTCCTGGGCACCACGATCCTGCTGCTCGATCTCTGGGTGATCTTCGAAGGCATGCGCGTGCTCGCGAGCACGCGCGCGCGGGAAGCCTGAGCGATGGACGTCTCCCGACTCGAGGGACGCCACGTCGCCATCACCGGTGCCGGAAGTGGCATCGGTCGCGCCACCGCCCTCGCCTTCGCGCGCCGCGGCGGGTCGCTCGAGCTTTGCGATCTCTCACGCGATCGGCTCGAGGCCGTCGAACGAGACGCCCTGCGTCTCGGCGCCGGCGCGGTCCACACCGCCACAGTCGACGTGGCGAGCGCCGAGCAGATGGAGCGTTGGGCGGCGGACGTGCACGCCCGCGTCGGGGCGCTCGATGTGCTCGTCAACAACGCCGGCGTGGCGATTGGCGGTGGCTTTCTCGACACGTCCCTCGAAGACTGGGCGTGGATCCTGGGCATCAATACCCGGGGCGTCGTCCACGGCTGTCATTTCTTCCTGCCACCGATGGTGGCCGGCGGGCGCGGCGGACACGTCGTCAACGTCGCGTCGGCGGCGGGCCTCGCCGCGAGCGAAGTGCTCAGCGCCTACAGCACGACCAAATTCTCGGTGGTCGGCCTCTCCGAAGCGCTGCGCCTCGAACTCGAGCCCCATCGCATCGGCGTCACCTGTGTCTGCCCCGGCTTCGTCAACACGCCGATCACCCGCGCCACGCGTCTGGTCGGCCCCATCGACTCCAAAGACGCCCGAGCCGAGATCGTGCGCACCTACGAGAAGCGCAACTACGGCCCCGAGCGCGTGGCCGACGGCATCCTCCGCGCGATCGAAAAGGACAAGCCGCTCGCCGTGATCACCCCCGAGGCGTACGCGTTGTACTACTTGAAGCGCTTCGCCCCCGGGGTACTGCGCTGGGCCAGCCGTCGCCTTGGTGTCACGATGCGCGAGCGGCTGGGCCTGCCAGGCTGAGCGCCGAAACACCGGGGAGAGTTGCCCCGGATGCCCGATTCTTCTTGGGCCTGCCGATT from Myxococcota bacterium includes the following:
- a CDS encoding AbgT family transporter, producing the protein MADGRDRRGGLEAIERIGNALPDPVTLFAVGALLVALGAEWAVASDWAVTKNLTRDVTAPLLTADGSPVVGADGEAVLQVVRDADGRPQREAVEVEVRARRLLDAEGLYWILGHLVSNFTAFPPLGIVLVGMLGIGLAERTGFIGAALKATLIAVPRGLLTPAVFLVGVLSSLGLDAGYVVLPPVAAALFQAAGRSPLVGIAAVFAGVAAGFSANLVVTSLDPLLAEFSTVSAGLLDPTYEVGARANLWFIRASTFLLTGVGWAVTAFWVEPRFVDKPAAEGGPTPPEEADPNAATLIPDETRGLWIAGGVTLLVLIVFALATWIPGAPLHGMDGKFPRWVRVIVPLLFLGFLIPGLVYGFVTGRLSNDRDVATAFGEIMASMGPYIVLAFFAAQFIAWFGHTNLGEMLAITGGRALASAGLPAPLLMVGFIGVVAIGNLFIGSMSAKYAFFAPVFVPMFMAAGISPELTQAAYRVGDSVSNVVTPLNPYVVIILTFLRRYVPSAGIGTLVALMIPYALAFGLVWSVLLAVWVALGIPLGPEGPLDYVAP
- a CDS encoding D-alanine--D-alanine ligase, which produces MEPLRFGLVFDLLGTLPAHAGGPPDADVEYEPEETVALLEEAITRLGHQPVRLGNPHALLGALGKGEAPPVDVALSIAEGYGSRNREAWAPTLLEMAGIPFLGSDGLTLSTSLDKAWTHARVAAAGVPVPDPRVVSEADVEVVSNSAVYPLFVKPRWEGTAKGIGPASRVEDAAALRDQVTRIARDYAQPALVEGFVSGPEYTVTVVGHRPARALPVLQRALEDATRIGLHAVERHPAPGSGWQGVTPGSLDADLEALLARLAVQAFDALECLDFARADFRLDAQGDPVFLEINPLPTFAPDGSFGILAELEGRPAADLLADVFGEALVRLRLGS
- a CDS encoding SDR family NAD(P)-dependent oxidoreductase codes for the protein MDVSRLEGRHVAITGAGSGIGRATALAFARRGGSLELCDLSRDRLEAVERDALRLGAGAVHTATVDVASAEQMERWAADVHARVGALDVLVNNAGVAIGGGFLDTSLEDWAWILGINTRGVVHGCHFFLPPMVAGGRGGHVVNVASAAGLAASEVLSAYSTTKFSVVGLSEALRLELEPHRIGVTCVCPGFVNTPITRATRLVGPIDSKDARAEIVRTYEKRNYGPERVADGILRAIEKDKPLAVITPEAYALYYLKRFAPGVLRWASRRLGVTMRERLGLPG
- a CDS encoding KamA family radical SAM protein gives rise to the protein MSGETPHPSHPRWSDWTWQMQHRIRDATSLADFLDPTPEEREGIVRLASRFHFVITPYYAGLMDPADPDCPIRRQVVPHTAELDDSAGLADPLDEVAHSPVKNVIRVYPDRIAFCVNNECALYCRFCLRKRMVGEPDWSMKKRELEEGLDWIRATPEIRDVLLTGGDPLVFSDDRLAWLLEALRAIPHVEVVRLGTRLPVTLPFRVTPELCEMLRGFHPLWLNTHFNHPKELTPEAEEAVTRLVDAGIPVGNQSVLLRGINDDAATMKTLCESLVRLRVRPYYCYQAQLLEGTAHFRVPVEEGIELFRQLRGRTSGFAIPQYVLDTPYGKVPLAHPYWKGREGDDVVVESFDGRLWREPNPR
- a CDS encoding carbon starvation protein A codes for the protein MNAAWLALATVAAFALGYRFYSRFLSERVFGLRGDEPVPAIEHEDGVDFVPTRKDVLWGHHFTSIAGAAPIVGPAIAVIWGWLPALVWVVVGTIFMGAVHDFSALVISLRHQGKSIGEVAGSVIGPRTRTLFLLIISVLIWIVLAVFAFIIGTLFHGNPGSIFPIWVQIVAALALGWGVYRGGFSLFGPSLVAYLALLTAIFYGNAFAEAFPVLGEISVGTWVWILLIYSFIASVLPVWLLLQPRDYLNAHQLITGLSLLVLGLIVLRPEVQAPVINPNPEGAPPMIPFLFITIACGAISGFHGLVSSGTTSKQVGCMTDARPIGYGGMLGEGLLGMLAVLAATAGFASGAEWHGHYASWGAANGLSAKLDAFVSGGATFVASLGIAHETAKTFIAVMVIAFAATSLDTGARIQRLIIAELAETHGVPALTNRYVAGAVGIAAALALAVTQAGGQGGLILWPLFGTTNQLVAGVTLLIVSVWLRQQGRPVVYTLAPMIFVGIATVFSMFGEVRGYFDDFGERGLLAVLGTTILLLDLWVIFEGMRVLASTRAREA
- a CDS encoding VanZ family protein, with translation MSRARTDALPARTWLAWGGWALWTAVALVLGGDRFDAGSTSRLLVGFVEWWFPEAGAAEIARYAGIVRKLAHPGVYGVHAALGFWALFASRVPSAGRAALWATGAALGVAILDETRQATLATRTGAAGDVVLDTLGAAAVSFALWRWQRGHGYAQERTSHG